The following coding sequences are from one Pseudomonadota bacterium window:
- the traL gene encoding type IV conjugative transfer system protein TraL, with translation MVMINRNIDDPMTFFFWEVDEIVVIAATIFIGIIINMLFALGIVGIVCAYILRKIKKNSSEGVMIHFLYWHGFIPLRNCPKSYIRELSE, from the coding sequence ATGGTAATGATAAACAGAAATATTGATGATCCGATGACGTTCTTCTTTTGGGAAGTAGATGAAATCGTTGTTATCGCCGCCACTATATTTATAGGCATTATCATCAACATGCTTTTTGCTCTTGGGATTGTGGGCATCGTATGTGCCTATATCCTGAGGAAGATCAAGAAGAACAGTTCGGAGGGCGTGATGATACATTTCCTGTATTGGCATGGGTTCATACCATTAAGAAATTGCCCGAAAAGTTACATCAGAGAATTGTCAGAATAG